AATTGGCTTAAAGGGAAACGTCCTGAATCAATTAGATTGGCCAATACGCGGTTGCGTTATGGATTACCTTCATATCCTCCTCACCACGCATTAACCGATGCAATAGCGACGGCTGAATTGTTTCAAGCACAAGTGAGATACCACTTTTCAGCTAACGACCCAATTCGTAAATTGTGGCTATAACGCTTTTATTTATATTGCGATGAAATATAAAAAAGCCGATGAAGATAAAACTTCATCGGCTTTTATTTACCCGTAATAATCTAAAATAAATTAACTACGGTTATATTTTTCTGTTCTCATACCCATAACTAAACTTACACACATAGCAAGTAAAATCAGAGTAAATGGTAGAGCCGTTGAAATTGCACCTGCTTGTAATGCTTGGATAGCTTCAGTACCACCAACCCATAGTAGAGCAACAGCAATCGCACCTTCCATAAACGCCCAGAACACACGTTGTGGCATTGGTGCATCCACTTTACCACCAGCAGTAATACTATCGATAACCAATGAACCTGAATCCGATGAAGTGATAAAGAACACAAGCACCAGAACAACGGCAATCATAGAAAGAATATTACCCATAGGCAGAGCATCAAACATTTCAAACATAGCTAAAGAAACATCTGTCAGGCCTTTTGAACCTAATGTGCCAATGTTATTTACAACTTGATCAATCGCAACGCCACCGAAGATAGACATCCATAATACGGTAAATAATGTAGGTACAATCAATACCGCAGTAATAAACTCACGAACCGTACGACCGCGAGATACACGCGCAATAAACATACCTACAAATGGAGACCACGAAATCCACCAAGACCAATAAAACACAGTCCAACCATGCATCCATGCCTCATCTACACGACCATGAGGATTACTTAACGGAATAATATTTTCCACATATCCCATAATCGTTGTTGGAATCGTACCCATAGATATAGCGAAAGTAACAAGAGCAACAAAAGCCAATAGTACAATGGCAATTAGCATATTGATGTTACTAATGACTTTTACACCACCATCAATACCACGCATTACCGATACAACAGCAAGTAAAGTAACAACAAAAATAATCGCAACTTGAAGACCTAGACCACCATCCATACCAAATACATGATGGAAGCCACTCGCAGCTTGTTGAGCACCTAAACCTAATGACGTTGCTAGACCAAATAAAGTAGCAAGAACCGCTAAAATATCAACAACGTGGCCAGGCCATCCCCATGTACGATCACCTAAAATTGGATAAAAGATAGAACGCATTGAAAGAGGCAATCCTTTGTTATAAGCAAAGAATGCTAATGACAAAGCAACAACGCCATAAATAGCCCAAGGGTGTAAGCCCCAGTGGAACATAGTTGCACCGAGTGCTAATTTCGCAGCTTCTGGAGTATTTGCCTCAACGCCAAGCGGCGTTTCAAACCAACCAGTAAAATATGCGACAGGCTCAGCTACGCCCCAGAACATCAACCCAATACCCATACCTGCAGCAAATAGCATTGCTATCCAAGAGACCATTGAGTAATCCGGTTTGGCTTTATCACCACCCAGACGAATTTTGCCAAATGGCGATACAATCAATGCTAAACAGAAAATAACAAAGATATTAGCTGACCACATGAATAAACCATCAAATGCATTGATGATCTTCCATTTAAAACCATCAAGAACGGTTTTGGCGCTTTCGGGATCAGTTACTGCTACAGCAACTAAGAAGAGTGCAATCAGACCTGCGCTGATGCCAAAGACGGGATTATGTACATCGAATCCCCATTTCTGAACGTTATCCTGTCCAACAGTATAATCCGTATTATCTATACTGTACTTATCCTTATTTCTACTCATTATTCCTCACTTCGAGCCTTGGCTCTCTGTTTTGGTTTAATTCAAATACTCGCTTTAAAATATTTAAACACACCTAATGATCTTAACAACTGAGCATATAATTGCCAGTAAAAGCAGCGAATTAGCCTAATAAAACAACAAATAAAGGGGGATTATCCATATTGTGAAACACAATATCTGTTCTACAAACAAAAAAACGGTGAATAATTCACCGCTTTTTTATTGGTTAAAAAATAGATTATCCTTTATAAATTTTAGGATTAAACACATCCCTTAACCAGTCACCCAGTAAGTTAATCACTAAAACTAAGGTAACTAAAACAAGTCCAGGGAAAGCGGTTATCCACCACGAACCAGAGAAAATGTAGTTAAACCCGATACTAATTAACGAACCTAAAGAAGGTTGGTCAACCGGTAAACCCAATCCTAAGAAAGACAGTGCTGCCTCTGACATAATCGCATTAGCAATTTGAACCGTTGAGATAACCAAAATAGGCGATAAACAGTTAGGAAGTATATGGCGGAACATGATGCGAGGAGAACGGAACCCCATGACTTTTGCAGCCTCCACATACTCTTTTTTCTTCTCAGCAAGCACAGATGCGCGAATGGTACGAGCGTATTGTGGCCACTCTGCAACCCCGATGATCACGACAAGCATCACCACAGCATACTGACTGAAAAACTCAGTCCCAAAACTGGCTTTAAAAATAGCCGACACAATGATTGCCACCATCATTGTCGAAAATGACAACTGCACATCGGCAAATCGCATTAAGAAACTATCAATTCGACCACCAAAATAGCCTGCTGATAACCCAATAATGATGCCTAAAGTAAGCTGTACCGCTACCGCTAAGAAACCAATCGTTAATGACAAGCGCGAACCATAAAGAATCGTCGACAGCACATCTCGTCCTTGGTCATCAGTACCAAGAAGAAATCGTTCATCTCCCTCTTCCATCCAAGATGGAGGCAATTCCGAATCCATAATATCAATCGAACTTAAGTCGTATGGATTAGTTGGTGCAATAACAGGGGACAGCAGTGCTCCTAATACAAAAACCAAAAACACAGCAAAGCTGAACATCGCAACTTTATCGCGTAAAAAATAATACAGAAAATCAGATGATTTAAATCGTTCCCAGCGCGTTGGAACGTGAGTCGTTGTCGTATTCATGATTACGCTCCTTTACCTGTGATATCAACGGTTGGGTTAATTAATCCATATAACAAATCAACAATGGTGTTTGTTACTACGAAGATAAGACCAACAAAAATAACGTAAGCGGTAATTAATGGCGTATCGACACGGTTAATTGCTTCTAAAAATAAGAACCCAGTTCCCGGCCACTGAAAAACAGTTTCAGTAAGAATGGTATAAGCCACCATGGTACCGATTTGAACCCCACCAACCGTTAACACAGGTAACATGGTATTTTTTAAAGCATGTTGATAATAAATTTTATTGGTTGCGATCCCTTTTGCTTTTGAGAACTTGATGTATTCAGAACTTAATACTTCTAGCATTTCAGAACGAACCAAACGAATAAATAGAGGAAGCATAATTGAAGCAAGAGAAATACACGGCAAAATCAGATGCGCTAAGCCATCAACAGTAAAAAAGCCGGACTCCCAACCAAGTAAATTATACGTTTCTCCTCGCCCATAAGACGGTAACCAATTAAGTTCAATCGAGAAAACATACATCAGCATAATCGCGGTAAGGAAAACCGGTATTGAAATACCAATACTGCTGAATGCCATAATGGCTTTAGTAAAAATACTTTTTGGATTAATCGCAGAATAAACCCCAAGAGGTATCGATAAACAAACAATAATAATTGCTGCACCAAACACTAATTCTAGCGTTGCGACCAACTTATCAAGAATGACTTCTACCGCAGGTTTTTTAAAGAAATACGATGTGCCAAGATCACCTTGTAGCGCATTAGTTATAAATCGAGAATATTTGGTAATAAATGGGTCATTTAGACCTAAATCATCACGCAGAGCCTGACGCTCAGCTTCAGAAACCGACTGACCAACTAATTCACGTAACGGGTCACCCAAATTATCTTGGATGGAAAACGCAACCAGACTGATCACAAACATCACTATCAGTGCCTGAAACAGGCGCTTGACCAGAAACGTAAACATTCCTTGTCCCCTTTCTTTATCCTAAAAATGACATGAGAAAAGCATCTCTATGTCTAACAAATTGTTGGTATTACTTTTATTAAGAAATGAATGACATAAATGAGGTTGCTCTAACACCATAGAGCAACCTGTTCATTTATGTTTTTATTTAACCACTAGGTCACCAAAGTATGGATATTCCATTGCGTTTACGATTGGCTTGATATCTATGTTTGATTTTGCACCCCAAGCAAGGTTCTGCCAGTGTAGAGGAACAAATGCCGCATCATCATATAAGGTCTTTTCAACCGTTTTCAGGATTTGACTGCGCTTCGCAGGATCCGTTTCTACGTTAGCCGCTTCAACCATCTTATCTAGCTCAGGGTTAGAGTAATGACCACAGTTGTACTGACCTTTACCTGTTTCTTCATTACGCGTCATAGTTAGGAACTCAGAGAAGTTCGCTGAATCTTCTGTATCTGAGTGCCAACCAATCATCATCATGTCAGCAGCACATAGGTCAAATTCAGGCCAATATTGCGCTTTTGGTAGTGTTTTAAGATCAACTTTAATACCGATTTTCGATAGCATCGCAGCCGCAGCTTGCGCTACTTTTGCATCGTTAACATAACGGTTATTTGGCGCCATCATGCTAAGTTTAAAGCCATCTTTATAACCCGCTTCGGCCATTAGCTGTTTAGCTTTTTTCAAATCGTAACGAGGAACAAGCTCTGCATCATAACCTGAATAACCTGATGGGCCTTGTTGACCAGCGGTAGTCGCAAAACCTTTCATGATTTTTTTAACGATGCCTTCGTTATTAATAGCATGAACAATCGCTTGACGAACACGCACATCTTTCAGGGCTTCATTGCTGTTTTGGTTCATTTGGAATGTGATAATACGAGTACCAGGAAGTGTAACTAAATCAATACCTTTCGTATTTTTAACTCGCTTATGATCATTTGGCGCTACCGGAGCAATAATATCTACATCGCCAGAAAGAAGTGCCGCTACACGAGTCGCATTTTCTTTAATTGGTACTAACGTTAACTCATCTACGTTACCAGGCGAGCTCTTATCCCAGTAATCATCAAAACGATCAAATACCACTTTCACGCCTTGCTCACGTGATTTAACAACAAATGGACCAGTACCTGAGATGTGTGTCGATGCGAAAGAATTACCGTGTTTTACGATTTCAGACTTATCTTTACCGTCTTCAGTCTTACCCGTATAGAACTTGCTATCCATTGGGAAGATATAAGTAGCGGTTTGAAGTACAAGTGGGTAAGCACCTTTAGAAACCAGTTCAACCGTATAATCATCAATTTTAACTAGCTTTTCATACGGTTCAAAAATCGCTTTAAAATCTGGAGAATCCTTTAAACGATTGAATGTCCATACAACATCATCAGCCGTCATTTCATTACCAGAATGAAACTTCACGCCTTTACGTAAACTAAAACGGAAAGTCTTATCATCAATACGTTCCCATTTTTCAGCTAGACGAGGTTCAAAATCGAACGACTGCGTGTAACGCACTAGGGGGTCAAATACCATATGAGAAAGTTGTAGCGTACCGCCAGATAGCTGCTCATGTGGATCGAGTGATACTGGATCTGCATCATAGGCAACAGTAATATCTGCAGCTGCTGCACTAAAACTTAAACCTGCAGCCATCAATGCGATAGCTAATTTAGTCTTCATGGTTTTCATTGCATAACTCCTTATGCGGGACTGTATCCCTAGTTTGTTGTTTTGTTGTGTTTGTATTTATTATTTGATGGTTTATACCGATGTGGTGTGTTCCCTTAAACCCTTAAATTCCGGCATAAGAGAAATTAACTGTTTGCTGTATTCATGCTGAGGATTGGTATAAAGATTCTCTGTTGGTGCTACTTCTAGTAACGTTCCCATCTGCATTACACCAACACGATCACACATCTGACGAATCACAGGTAAATCATGACTGATAAACAACATGGTTAAATTCAATTCATCCTGTAAATCTTTCAATAAATTGAGAATTTGAGCTTGAACCGATACATCTAAAGCAGAAGTTGGTTCATCACAAATCAATAAACGTGGACGTGTTGCTAATGCACGAGCGATAGAGATACGTTGACGTTGACCTCCAGAAAACTCATGCGGATACTTCAAGGCTGCCATTCGCCCCAAACCAACGTGATCTAAAAGATCATTAACGATCTGTTGCGTTTCTGATTCTGAGCGTGTGAGTTTATGAAAACGAATCGGCTCAGCAATAATGTCGAAGATTTTCATGCGCGGATTCATTGATGTATATGGGTTTTGAAATACCATTTGCATTTGACGACGCATCGGACGACGCTCTTTTTCCGATTTTAGAGCCGTAAGATCAATGCCTTCAAATGTCACTGAACCAGAGTTTGGCGGGTATAAGCCTGCGATAACACGAGCAATGGTTGATTTACCTGAGCCAGATTCCCCCACCAAACCAAAAGTTTCACCTTCATGAATTTCAAAGCTTACATTATTAGAAGCTTGGACATATTCACGACGGCTTTCAAAAAAAGAATCTTTGGTTACGAAGCGAAGATTTACGTTCTCA
The Aliivibrio fischeri ATCC 7744 = JCM 18803 = DSM 507 DNA segment above includes these coding regions:
- a CDS encoding BCCT family transporter, producing MSRNKDKYSIDNTDYTVGQDNVQKWGFDVHNPVFGISAGLIALFLVAVAVTDPESAKTVLDGFKWKIINAFDGLFMWSANIFVIFCLALIVSPFGKIRLGGDKAKPDYSMVSWIAMLFAAGMGIGLMFWGVAEPVAYFTGWFETPLGVEANTPEAAKLALGATMFHWGLHPWAIYGVVALSLAFFAYNKGLPLSMRSIFYPILGDRTWGWPGHVVDILAVLATLFGLATSLGLGAQQAASGFHHVFGMDGGLGLQVAIIFVVTLLAVVSVMRGIDGGVKVISNINMLIAIVLLAFVALVTFAISMGTIPTTIMGYVENIIPLSNPHGRVDEAWMHGWTVFYWSWWISWSPFVGMFIARVSRGRTVREFITAVLIVPTLFTVLWMSIFGGVAIDQVVNNIGTLGSKGLTDVSLAMFEMFDALPMGNILSMIAVVLVLVFFITSSDSGSLVIDSITAGGKVDAPMPQRVFWAFMEGAIAVALLWVGGTEAIQALQAGAISTALPFTLILLAMCVSLVMGMRTEKYNRS
- a CDS encoding ABC transporter permease, producing MNTTTTHVPTRWERFKSSDFLYYFLRDKVAMFSFAVFLVFVLGALLSPVIAPTNPYDLSSIDIMDSELPPSWMEEGDERFLLGTDDQGRDVLSTILYGSRLSLTIGFLAVAVQLTLGIIIGLSAGYFGGRIDSFLMRFADVQLSFSTMMVAIIVSAIFKASFGTEFFSQYAVVMLVVIIGVAEWPQYARTIRASVLAEKKKEYVEAAKVMGFRSPRIMFRHILPNCLSPILVISTVQIANAIMSEAALSFLGLGLPVDQPSLGSLISIGFNYIFSGSWWITAFPGLVLVTLVLVINLLGDWLRDVFNPKIYKG
- a CDS encoding ABC transporter permease, whose translation is MFTFLVKRLFQALIVMFVISLVAFSIQDNLGDPLRELVGQSVSEAERQALRDDLGLNDPFITKYSRFITNALQGDLGTSYFFKKPAVEVILDKLVATLELVFGAAIIIVCLSIPLGVYSAINPKSIFTKAIMAFSSIGISIPVFLTAIMLMYVFSIELNWLPSYGRGETYNLLGWESGFFTVDGLAHLILPCISLASIMLPLFIRLVRSEMLEVLSSEYIKFSKAKGIATNKIYYQHALKNTMLPVLTVGGVQIGTMVAYTILTETVFQWPGTGFLFLEAINRVDTPLITAYVIFVGLIFVVTNTIVDLLYGLINPTVDITGKGA
- a CDS encoding ABC transporter substrate-binding protein, coding for MKTMKTKLAIALMAAGLSFSAAAADITVAYDADPVSLDPHEQLSGGTLQLSHMVFDPLVRYTQSFDFEPRLAEKWERIDDKTFRFSLRKGVKFHSGNEMTADDVVWTFNRLKDSPDFKAIFEPYEKLVKIDDYTVELVSKGAYPLVLQTATYIFPMDSKFYTGKTEDGKDKSEIVKHGNSFASTHISGTGPFVVKSREQGVKVVFDRFDDYWDKSSPGNVDELTLVPIKENATRVAALLSGDVDIIAPVAPNDHKRVKNTKGIDLVTLPGTRIITFQMNQNSNEALKDVRVRQAIVHAINNEGIVKKIMKGFATTAGQQGPSGYSGYDAELVPRYDLKKAKQLMAEAGYKDGFKLSMMAPNNRYVNDAKVAQAAAAMLSKIGIKVDLKTLPKAQYWPEFDLCAADMMMIGWHSDTEDSANFSEFLTMTRNEETGKGQYNCGHYSNPELDKMVEAANVETDPAKRSQILKTVEKTLYDDAAFVPLHWQNLAWGAKSNIDIKPIVNAMEYPYFGDLVVK